A part of Cetobacterium somerae ATCC BAA-474 genomic DNA contains:
- a CDS encoding Maf family protein, which produces MILASKSPRRKEILAQLGFQLQIKSKDIEEISDKVEIVEQIKDISLKKVMAVAVENPKEFVVGADTVVVIDGKILGKPKSEMDAEKMLKSLSGKNHEVITAYTLINLEKNIKITNSVESTVYFKQISDEEIKWYIKSGEPMDKAGAYGIQGLGSIFVDKIDGDFFAIMGFPINHFIKTLNNLKIPIESLNKI; this is translated from the coding sequence ATGATATTAGCATCCAAATCCCCGAGAAGGAAAGAGATATTAGCACAGTTGGGATTTCAACTGCAAATTAAAAGTAAGGATATAGAAGAAATAAGTGATAAAGTAGAGATTGTGGAACAAATAAAAGATATTTCTTTAAAAAAGGTTATGGCAGTAGCTGTAGAAAATCCAAAAGAGTTTGTTGTAGGAGCTGACACAGTTGTTGTAATAGATGGGAAAATTTTGGGAAAACCTAAGAGTGAAATGGATGCTGAAAAAATGTTAAAATCTCTATCTGGAAAAAATCATGAAGTGATAACGGCTTATACATTAATAAATCTAGAGAAAAATATAAAAATAACAAATTCTGTAGAGAGCACAGTTTATTTTAAGCAGATAAGTGATGAAGAGATAAAATGGTATATAAAGAGTGGAGAGCCTATGGATAAAGCTGGAGCTTATGGAATTCAGGGATTAGGTTCAATTTTTGTAGATAAAATAGATGGAGATTTCTTTGCAATTATGGGGTTTCCAATAAATCATTTTATAAAAACTTTAAACAATTTAAAAATACCAATAGAAAGTTTAAATAAAATATAA
- a CDS encoding rod shape-determining protein: MKKIFGKVLGIFSDDLGIDLGTSNTLICVKNKGIIMNAPSVVAINTKTKDIFEVGDKAKQMIGRTPHTVEAIRPLKNGVIADYEITEKMLREFYKIVNRGKSLSSPRVIICVPAGVTQVEKRAVMDVTREAGAREAYLIEEPMAAAIGIGLNIFEPEGNMVVDIGGGTTEIGVISLAGIVKTSSLKIAGDKFDSLIIDYIRQKHNLFIGEKTAEEIKIAVGAVTDLEEDIFIEISGRNALSGLPKNVKVYSSEIAEALEEAVVLIIEEIKGILEKTPPELSSDIKRKGIYLAGGGALLRGIDKRIAESLSLEVTVAEDPLNAVVNGIQQLLKEFDKYKRVLISPESDY; encoded by the coding sequence ATGAAAAAAATATTTGGAAAAGTTTTAGGAATATTTTCAGATGATTTAGGAATAGATTTAGGAACTTCAAATACATTAATCTGTGTGAAAAATAAAGGAATCATAATGAATGCTCCATCAGTTGTAGCTATTAATACAAAAACAAAAGATATTTTTGAAGTTGGAGATAAAGCTAAACAAATGATAGGAAGAACACCTCATACAGTTGAAGCTATAAGACCTCTTAAAAACGGAGTTATTGCAGATTATGAAATAACTGAAAAGATGTTAAGAGAGTTTTATAAAATTGTAAATAGAGGAAAAAGTTTATCAAGTCCAAGAGTTATTATATGTGTTCCAGCTGGAGTAACTCAAGTAGAAAAAAGAGCCGTTATGGATGTAACAAGAGAAGCTGGAGCAAGAGAAGCTTATTTAATAGAAGAGCCTATGGCAGCAGCGATAGGAATTGGATTAAATATATTTGAACCTGAAGGAAATATGGTTGTTGATATTGGTGGAGGAACTACTGAAATTGGAGTAATATCTTTAGCAGGAATAGTGAAAACGTCATCTTTAAAAATAGCTGGAGATAAATTTGATTCTTTAATCATAGATTACATTAGACAGAAGCATAACCTATTTATTGGTGAAAAAACAGCTGAAGAGATAAAAATTGCAGTTGGAGCAGTAACAGATTTAGAAGAGGATATTTTTATTGAAATTAGCGGAAGAAACGCATTAAGTGGATTACCTAAAAATGTAAAAGTTTATTCATCTGAAATTGCAGAAGCTTTAGAAGAAGCTGTAGTTTTAATAATAGAAGAGATAAAAGGTATTCTTGAAAAAACTCCACCAGAATTATCTTCTGATATAAAAAGAAAAGGAATCTATTTAGCTGGAGGAGGAGCTCTATTAAGAGGAATTGATAAGAGAATAGCTGAAAGCTTAAGTTTAGAGGTTACTGTTGCAGAAGATCCTTTAAATGCAGTTGTAAATGGAATTCAACAACTTTTAAAAGAATTTGATAAATATAAAAGAGTTTTAATTTCTCCTGAAAGTGACTATTAA